The Meriones unguiculatus strain TT.TT164.6M chromosome 6, Bangor_MerUng_6.1, whole genome shotgun sequence genome has a window encoding:
- the Sema3b gene encoding semaphorin-3B isoform X2, producing MGRDFTIFRSLGPNPSLRTEPHDSRWLNEPKFVKVFWIPESENPDDDKIYFFFRESAVEAAPAMGRMTVSRVGQICRNDLGGQRSLVNKWTTFLKARLVCSVPGVEGDTHFDQLQDAFLLSSRDRQASLLYAVFSTSSGVFQGSAVCVYSMNDVRRAFLGPFAHKEGPTHQWVSYQGRVPYPRPGMCPSKTFGTFSSTKDFPDDVIQFARNHPLMYNSVLPMGGRPLFLQVGAGYTFTQIAADRVAAADGHYDVLFIGTDVGTVLKVISVPKGSRPNSEGLLLEELQVFEDSATVTSMQISSKRNQLYVASPSAVAQIALHRCTALGRACAECCLARDPYCAWDGSACTRFQPTAKRRFRRQDIRNGDPSTQCPGDSPHSALLERKVLGVESGSAFLECEPRSLQAHVEWTFQRAGEAAHTQVLAEDRVERTARGLLLHGLRRQDSGVYLCVAVEQGFSQPLRRLVLHVLSAVPAERLARAEEAVAPAPAGPKLWYRDFLQLVEPGGGGGASSLRMCRPQPGPHPAPSESRRKGRNRRTHVSELRAERGPRSAAHW from the exons AACCCAAGTTTGTCAAGGTCTTTTGGATCCCAGAGAGCGAGAACCCCGATGACGATAAAATCTATTTCTTCTTCCGTGAGTCCGCAGTGGAAGCAGCACCAGCAATGGGACGCATGACTGTGTCTCGTGTTGGTCAGATCTGCCGG AATGACCTGGGTGGCCAGCGCAGCTTGGTCAACAAATGGACCACTTTTCTCAAGGCGAGGCTTGTGTGCTCAGTCCCTGGAGTTGAGGGTGACACCCATTTTGATCAACTTC AGGATGCGTTCCTTTTGTCCTCCCGGGACCGGCAGGCATCGCTTCTCTATGCTGTCTTCTCCACCTCCAG TGGCGTCTTCCAGGGCTCTGCTGTGTGCGTGTACAGCATGAATGACGTGCGCCGAGCCTTCCTGGGACCTTTTGCTCACAAGGAGGGGCCTACACATCAGTGGGTGTCCTACCAGGGTCGCGTCCCCTACCCACGGCCTGGCATG TGCCCCAGCAAGACCTTTGGTACCTTCAGTTCCACCAAGGACTTCCCAGATGATGTTATCCAGTTTGCCCGGAACCACCCTCTCATGTACAACTCAGTCCTGCCCATGGGGGGGCGTCCTCTCTTCCTACAAGTGGGAGCTGGGTACACCTTCACCCAAATCGCTGCAGACCGGGTGGCGGCTGCTGACGGACACTACGATGTTCTCTTCATTGGTACAG ATGTGGGCACAGTGCTAAAGGTGATCTCAGTCCCCAAGGGTAGCCGACCTAACTCTGAAGGCCTTCTCCTGGAAGAGCTGCAGGTGTTCGAG GACTCGGCCACAGTCACCAGCATGCAAATCTCCTCGAAGAGG AACCAGCTCTACGTAGCCTCACCCAGCGCCGTGGCCCAGATCGCACTGCACCGCTGCACGGCCCTAGGCCGCGCCTGCGCAGAATGCTGCCTGGCGCGTGACCCTTACTGCGCCTGGGATGGGTCGGCCTGCACACGCTTCCAGCCTACTGCCAAGAG GAGGTTCAGGAGGCAGGATATAAGGAATGGTGACCCCAGCACCCAGTGCCCCGGGG ACTCTCCTCACTCTGCGCTGCTGGAGAGGAAGGTCTTAGGTGTGGAGAGTGGGAGCGCCTTTCTGGAGTGTGAGCCCCGCTCACTCCAGGCGCATGTGGAATGGACCTTCCAACGCGCGGGGGAGGCCGCTCACACCCAG GTGCTGGCCGAGGACCGCGTTGAGCGCACCGCGCGGGGGCTGCTGCTGCATGGTCTGCGGCGCCAGGACTCGGGCGTGTACCTGTGCGTGGCAGTGGAACAAGGCTTTTCCCAGCCGCTGCGTCGCCTGGTGCTGCACGTGCTGAGCGCGGTACCCGCTGAACGACTGGCACGGGCCGAGGAGGCGGTGGCTCCCGCGCCCGCGGGTCCTAAGCTCTGGTACCGGGACTTTCTGCAGCTGGTGGAACCGGGCGGCGGTGGAGGCGCCTCCTCCCTGCGAATGTGCCGCCCGCAGCCCGGGCCCCACCCTGCGCCTTCGGAATCACGGCGGAAGGGGCGCAACAGGCGGACGCATGTCTCTGAGCTGCGTGCGGAGCGTGGACCACGCAGCGCGGCGCACTGGTGA